A region from the Palaemon carinicauda isolate YSFRI2023 chromosome 16, ASM3689809v2, whole genome shotgun sequence genome encodes:
- the LOC137655502 gene encoding piggyBac transposable element-derived protein 4-like produces the protein MRSRKRRRGPLCPAEGVALKRLPDNSYMARDNTKWHSEPNPTMPPILKIDQFDSAGPTMAVFGCRTPAEVFDKFLTNIMLAEVVIHTNDKILTLRNKYKRQNDPTFKDVTLMELRAFLGILIMTGARKDNHLTAEEMFSKSLGCPFYRSIMSERRFAFIQRALRFDSIATREERVTHDKFAPIRNLWDQVIANCIANYEPSGHLTVDEQLLGFRGRCRFRMYIPNKPAKYGIKLVMACDADTFYMCNAIPYLGKGTTNTSTPLGEYFTLETREGQTLAADESPGIPILSHKALFLAREDGEVADTSINY, from the exons atgaggagtaggaaaaggaggagaggacctctttgccctgcagaaggtgtggcattgaagaggttgccggataactcttacatggctagggacaacacgaagtggcactcagagccaaacccaacaatgccaccaATCTTGAAGATTGACCAGTTTGACAGTGCTGGTCCCACCATGGCTGTCTTCGGGTGTAGGACTCCtgctgaagtgtttgacaaatttttgacaaatataatgcttgcagaagtggtcatccacaccaatgacaaaatcctaaccctacggaacaaatacaagcggcaaaacgaccccaccttcaaggatgtgaccctcatggagttacgtgccttccttgggatcctcatcatgacaggggcacggaaggacaatcatctgacagcggaagagatgttctctaagtctctaggatgtcccttctacaggagcatcatgagtgagcgccgcttcgcctttattcagagggccctacgttttgacagcattgccacgagggaggagcgtgtgacacatgacaaatttgctcccataaggaatttgtgggaccaggtcattgccaattgcattgccaattatgaacccagtgggcatctcactgtggatgagcagctcctcggcttcaggggacggtgccgtttcaggatgtacatcccgaataaaccagcaaa gtatggcatcaagttagttatggcatgtgatgcagacacgttctacatgtgcaatgccattccctacctgggcaagggaactaccaatacaagtacgcccttgggagaatacttcacgttgga gaccagggagggccagacactggctgctgatgaatcaccaGGTATACCTATACTCTCTCACAAAGCCCTATTCTTAGCTcgtgaggatggtgaggttgcagacacttcaataaactattga